A genome region from Campylobacter ureolyticus ACS-301-V-Sch3b includes the following:
- the lepB gene encoding signal peptidase I has translation MSKTYDLNILKIFFRYSNNIKYFFIILISFILVGVLIFYTFNLKFNTTASMPLGIYQIQNTTPKKGDLVILKIPQNSEILLKRVVAANGDFVKVDKNGVFINEILVKNSTIFKFDTKGNPLQNANINRKLQPNEIFVMGDHKRSFDSRYFGIINTNDIKIQKVREILTWNNNG, from the coding sequence ATGTCTAAAACATATGATTTAAACATTTTAAAGATATTTTTTAGATATTCTAATAATATTAAATACTTTTTTATAATCTTAATTTCATTTATTCTTGTTGGTGTGCTTATTTTTTACACTTTTAATCTTAAATTTAATACAACTGCTTCGATGCCACTTGGAATATATCAAATCCAAAATACTACACCAAAAAAAGGAGATTTAGTTATTTTAAAAATTCCACAAAATAGTGAAATTTTATTAAAAAGAGTAGTTGCTGCAAATGGAGATTTTGTAAAAGTTGATAAAAATGGTGTTTTTATCAATGAAATTTTAGTAAAAAATAGCACTATTTTTAAATTTGATACAAAAGGTAATCCTTTACAGAACGCAAATATAAATAGAAAATTGCAACCAAATGAAATTTTTGTAATGGGAGATCATAAAAGAAGCTTTGATAGTAGGTATTTTGGGATTATAAACACAAACGATATAAAAATACAAAAAGTAAGAGAAATTTTAACCTGGAACAACAATGGATAA
- a CDS encoding NYN domain-containing protein, with product MGTKTNYKTDFSKIFKPLKTAVLVDLSFFLKRYKTQFNVSNSEDIAKRLRHYIYKSVLKNNDYLYRIFIYDCEPLEKDVTLPISKRQLNLRNTDLFKFRKALLSDLKQQPYCSVRLGNFDANLIQWKFKNYKLFKKVIHGEVSIQELKDEDFIMDLKQKGVDMKIGLDMATLANKKQVEKIILITADSDFIPAIKLARKEGIIVQLDPMQNKHIKQDLLEHLDTLNSVFPKDKTDIDDLFE from the coding sequence ATGGGAACTAAAACTAATTATAAAACCGATTTCAGCAAGATATTTAAACCACTTAAAACAGCTGTGCTAGTTGATTTATCTTTCTTTTTGAAAAGATATAAAACACAATTTAATGTCTCAAATTCTGAAGATATAGCAAAAAGACTTAGACATTATATATATAAATCTGTGTTAAAGAACAATGATTATCTATATAGAATATTTATTTATGATTGTGAACCACTGGAAAAAGATGTTACTTTACCAATAAGTAAGAGGCAATTAAATTTAAGAAATACTGATCTCTTTAAATTTAGAAAAGCACTTTTATCTGACTTAAAACAGCAACCCTATTGTTCTGTAAGACTTGGAAACTTTGATGCAAACTTGATACAATGGAAATTTAAAAATTATAAATTATTTAAAAAAGTTATACACGGTGAAGTGTCAATACAAGAATTAAAAGATGAAGATTTTATAATGGATCTTAAACAAAAAGGTGTTGATATGAAAATTGGTTTAGACATGGCAACACTAGCTAATAAAAAACAGGTTGAAAAAATTATTTTAATTACTGCCGATAGTGATTTTATTCCAGCAATTAAATTAGCACGAAAAGAAGGAATAATAGTTCAGCTAGATCCAATGCAAAATAAACATATAAAGCAAGATTTATTAGAACACCTTGATACATTAAATTCTGTTTTTCCGAAAGATAAAACAGATATAGATGATTTATTCGAATAA
- a CDS encoding AAA family ATPase encodes MVISIVNEKGGSGKTTLAVNLASMLSFDGDNVLLIDADPQRSTEVFSDMRSQNELKPLFSNVSKTGLSLGDEIKRMKENFDSIVIDTGGRDSKEMRKAMLNSNIIIIPVIASQYDVSVLDHMLEIYAEVKELNENLLALLLINRSSTNPFLSKELENLQKYINEVKKEGNLTDLILLKSVIYERQAYKKAVVEGKSIKEFCKSDDKALQDFEAFYKELLQVAKEYFN; translated from the coding sequence ATGGTAATTTCTATTGTAAATGAAAAAGGCGGAAGTGGAAAAACAACTTTGGCTGTAAATTTAGCTTCAATGCTCTCATTTGATGGGGATAATGTTTTATTAATTGATGCAGATCCGCAAAGATCAACCGAAGTTTTTTCAGATATGAGAAGTCAAAACGAATTAAAACCACTTTTTAGTAATGTTTCAAAAACAGGTCTTAGTCTAGGTGATGAAATAAAAAGGATGAAAGAAAATTTTGATAGTATTGTAATTGATACTGGCGGAAGAGATAGTAAAGAGATGAGAAAGGCAATGCTTAATTCAAATATCATCATAATTCCAGTAATTGCTTCTCAATATGATGTTAGTGTTTTGGATCATATGCTTGAAATTTATGCAGAAGTAAAAGAACTAAATGAAAATTTACTAGCACTTTTATTAATAAACCGCTCTTCTACAAATCCATTTTTATCAAAAGAGTTAGAGAACTTACAAAAATATATAAATGAAGTAAAAAAAGAAGGAAATTTAACTGATTTAATTCTTTTAAAAAGTGTAATTTATGAAAGACAAGCTTATAAAAAAGCAGTAGTTGAGGGAAAAAGCATAAAAGAATTTTGTAAAAGTGATGATAAGGCTTTACAAGATTTTGAAGCATTTTATAAAGAGCTTTTACAAGTAGCAAAAGAATATTTTAACTAG
- the traI gene encoding TraI/MobA(P) family conjugative relaxase: MIIKKVLFKKNKSNFKNLANYILDENNSNAKILINYILDEKNEMEKVEAYNFSNCSFNTKEDNIAEILNTQKLNTTTKQDKTMHLVVSFREDENPSIKLMKKIEDEIAKALGMQNHQRLSVVHSNTNNLHMHIAINKIDPITCRVKNPYNDVKILQETAIKLERKYNLKKDNHMSNFQKQSKKYDHSYTLSFESWVKEKLDNKLKNIFKKEDLKFDEIVYLLGQHDLEFKERRNGFCISSKSEKLFCKASSINRNLSKQMLEKRFGKINLDTFINIKSNQKSSFNYEPTKKEQIHSNCWNVYRALENEKKHKKQLELKNLEKEIQKIYKNKYTSKSQKREKVKEKRDFIYQKYKYKSYRDFLIDEILEDRGNEEIYLSLRRNKSNLDINENNLFSKNDKPKIFKDFDYITKEGFAVYKNDENKIIDKGNFLKISLQNNNRDFLLKTLEIAIDRFGKELDITGDFNFKKEILEVVNEYNLDVKFTDKNMEKINIINKQSKQDIKAKKYLKKIIEIKSNEILLNKKLKKDIREKSIKSLNRLKNKLENTGVSLFEGDFKMLDFDKKIISQMKTKKVDIKIDGLYVDDKNMSGISAMNEEVRLNFISEGKDKELEKFEKFLYLLQNTDKVKDIAVGFYENRKVDTKTYLEKYDMQISKINKQINAIELGSNFEIIKSYYNSLNVKINTKKTQEVLVLNSI, encoded by the coding sequence ATGATAATTAAAAAAGTTTTATTTAAAAAAAATAAGTCAAATTTTAAAAATTTAGCAAATTATATACTTGATGAAAATAATAGCAATGCTAAAATTTTAATTAATTATATACTGGATGAAAAAAATGAAATGGAAAAAGTTGAAGCCTATAATTTTTCTAACTGCTCGTTTAACACCAAAGAAGATAATATTGCTGAAATTTTAAATACTCAAAAATTAAATACTACCACAAAACAAGATAAGACAATGCACTTAGTTGTTTCTTTTAGAGAAGATGAAAATCCAAGTATTAAACTAATGAAAAAAATAGAAGATGAGATTGCCAAAGCCTTAGGAATGCAAAATCATCAAAGATTAAGCGTAGTTCATTCAAACACAAATAACTTACATATGCATATTGCAATAAATAAAATAGATCCAATTACTTGTAGGGTAAAAAACCCATACAATGATGTTAAAATTTTACAAGAAACAGCTATAAAACTTGAAAGAAAATATAATCTTAAAAAAGATAATCACATGTCAAATTTTCAAAAACAAAGTAAAAAATATGATCATAGCTACACTTTGTCGTTTGAAAGTTGGGTAAAAGAAAAATTAGATAACAAGTTAAAAAATATTTTTAAAAAAGAGGATTTAAAATTCGACGAAATAGTTTATTTATTAGGTCAGCATGATCTTGAATTTAAAGAGCGAAGAAATGGTTTTTGTATATCAAGTAAAAGCGAAAAGTTATTTTGTAAAGCAAGTAGTATTAATAGAAATTTATCCAAACAAATGCTTGAAAAAAGATTTGGAAAAATAAATTTAGATACCTTTATAAATATAAAATCTAATCAAAAAAGTAGTTTTAATTATGAACCGACGAAAAAAGAGCAAATTCATAGCAATTGTTGGAATGTATATAGAGCTTTGGAAAATGAAAAAAAACATAAAAAACAATTAGAGCTTAAAAATTTAGAAAAAGAAATTCAAAAAATTTATAAAAACAAATATACTTCAAAAAGCCAAAAAAGAGAAAAAGTAAAAGAAAAAAGGGATTTTATCTATCAAAAATACAAGTATAAATCTTATAGAGATTTTTTAATAGATGAAATTTTAGAAGATAGGGGAAATGAAGAAATTTACCTATCACTTAGACGAAATAAATCAAATTTAGATATAAATGAAAATAACCTTTTTTCAAAAAACGATAAACCTAAAATTTTTAAAGATTTTGATTATATAACAAAAGAGGGCTTTGCTGTTTATAAAAATGATGAAAATAAAATAATCGATAAGGGAAATTTTTTAAAGATTTCATTGCAAAACAACAATAGAGATTTTTTACTAAAAACACTAGAAATTGCTATTGATAGATTCGGAAAAGAACTTGATATAACAGGCGATTTTAACTTTAAAAAAGAAATTTTAGAAGTTGTAAATGAGTATAATTTAGATGTTAAATTTACTGATAAAAATATGGAAAAAATAAATATCATCAATAAACAATCAAAGCAAGATATAAAAGCAAAAAAATATCTTAAAAAAATTATAGAGATAAAATCAAATGAAATTCTTTTAAATAAAAAACTAAAAAAAGATATAAGAGAAAAAAGCATAAAAAGTTTAAATAGATTAAAAAACAAATTGGAAAATACAGGTGTTTCATTGTTTGAGGGTGATTTTAAAATGCTTGATTTTGATAAAAAAATAATTAGTCAAATGAAAACAAAAAAAGTGGATATAAAAATCGATGGACTTTATGTTGATGATAAAAATATGAGTGGAATTTCTGCTATGAATGAAGAGGTAAGATTAAATTTTATCTCTGAGGGTAAAGATAAAGAGCTTGAAAAATTTGAAAAATTTTTATATTTATTGCAAAATACTGATAAGGTAAAAGACATCGCAGTTGGTTTTTATGAAAATAGAAAAGTAGATACTAAAACATATTTAGAAAAATATGATATGCAAATTTCCAAAATAAATAAGCAGATCAATGCTATTGAATTAGGCAGCAATTTCGAGATTATAAAAAGTTATTATAACTCTTTAAATGTTAAAATTAACACCAAAAAAACGCAGGAAGTATTGGTATTAAATTCAATATAA